One Rickettsia akari str. Hartford genomic window, GATTGTTCATCCCAAATCGGCATATTAATTATTTTACGAGCTAGCTTTTAGCTTATCTTTTCCGGCTAAACATTTTACTAGATTATTAATGGCTTGTTGTTCTTCCGTGCTATTAATTTTCATAAAATTTCTTGAAACTTCAATACACATACGTTGATGTTGAGTATATACAGGCTGCGGTTTATTAGCTTCTTCTAAACCTTCAAAGAAATAATCAATATTCCTATCTAAAGCTTCTGCTATTAGTACTAGCCTTCCTACAGAAATTCTATTAATTGCTTTTTCGTATTTTTGTAATTGTTGATGAGTAACATCAATTACTTCAGCAAGTTGTTGACGAGACAACCCCTTAGCGAGTCTTAAAGAATAAATTTTCTGACCGATAAAACTATCGATTTTTTGTATAATATCGTTTTTTCTACCCATTATCTTCTCCTTGGTTACTAATTATGTCTATATTTAAAATTTTTCTTTGAACAAAAATTATGTTATAATATATTATTATAAAATATGTGGCTATCGATAATTTGATACCATTAAACTTATCCAATTGTAAGTAGAAATAATACCATAAATTAGTATTATAAGCAACTACAAAATAACATTTTTAAGTTTTTTGTAATCATTTGGTAAATAATTATTAAAGAATCGTGCAAAATTATTTCTTATCACATAGAAACAGCATAAGAGATTTACAACTATTTTAAAGATACAATATAAATATCTTATGTTTTAAAAACTTATTTACTGAGGTATAAATTACAATTTATATAAAAATAAAGTTTTGCTGTGTTATAGAAAAATATAAAACTAATACAAGGGAAAATTTTATTTCTATGTCAATATTTCAAGTCAAAGATAAAATATAGTTTCATTTTAACTATAAATTAATTATTTACAGCGAACTTATTTAAGGTTAAATATAAAATTGATAATAACAACTAAATCTTATAATGAGAAAAATTTTTAATTGTCTTTACGTAGCCTTATTTAAAACAATAGAAGATGATGGCGTTGAACATTCGGGATATATGTCATTCATGATACTTGTATCTATTTTCCCTTTCCTAGTATTCTTATTAGCTTTAACAAGCTTTTTAGGAGCTTCAGAACTTGGTCAAAATTTTATACAAATTTTTCTGGAGAGTCTTCCGGAACAAGCAACGGAATCAATAGAAAAGAGAATACGAGAATTACTAAGTGCTCCTCCTCAAAGTTTAATGAATCTTGCCATAGTAGGCAGTATTTGGACTGCTTCTTCTTTTGTAGAATGTTTAAGGACTATTTTAAATCGTGTATATCAAATAAAATCCCCTCCCACTTATGTAAGAAGAAGATTACTTAGTATTATACAGTTTCTTATAATTAGTGCCTTAATTACCTTTACTATGTTTCTTTTAGTGGTGATTCCAATATTATTTACAAAAATACCGATAATATTAGAGACCATTGAAAAATATAAGATTATTTTAAATTTTACAAGATATTCTTTAATTTTAATTTTATTATTTTTAGGTGCCTCAGCTTTGTATTATATATTACCCAATGTAAAACTAAATTTTATTGATGTATTTCCAGGGGCTCTATTAACTGTGATATTATGGGTCATAAGCGGCTACTTGCTTTCAACATATATAGTCTACTATAATCAACTAAATCTAATGTATGGTTCCCTTGGTAGTATAATAGTTACATTAATATTCTTCTATATTATAAATATGATATTTATCTATGGTGCAGAATTTAATTATCTAATGAAAAATTATAAAAATATAGAGTGAAGTACTGCTTAAAGCACTTCATAATTATCTAATTTTACAAAAAAAATAATTAATTGAAACAATTTCGGCAGTTTTATATTTAAAACTTTATATCAATCTTTATTTTAGAAGTACAATTTATTTAAAAAAGTCCGGTTTAAATAACATAAAGCTCTCTTGAGATGACGTAGGTAATGGAGTTAAATTATATTGCGGATCGAAAGCATTCCCGTAAATTTTTTCTATTTTGTGAAGCGAACTTGGAGATCTTAAAGCCAACAATATTGACTTTAAAATAGTAAAAATTGCTATATATGGATCGGTTTCGGGAGAAGCTAAGCGATGCTCTAAACGTTTAGGAAAAGAATTAGGAGTTCGTACGGCTACACTTCTATTATTTCCACCGTACGATATATGAGTAGGAGCCATAAATTGTTTATTTATTCGTGAATAATCTAGAGTAGTAGGCATAAAAGCGAGTATGGTATCTAGCATATAGTGACATAGCCCTTGTGCTGCTAAAATTATATAATAATCATTGAACGCAGAATTAAAATTAATATGAAAATGCATACTATTACCAT contains:
- a CDS encoding glutamine synthetase family protein; this encodes MKLPYINYNSFINTLSKRLQKNKQLEKIIAQFHQDYNLIPIIGVEIEFYLSHNVDIAKFEILSSKYLARFKIAKIKKEKGNNQFEIDLPPSVNLIQYIHNILEVKNILKKIAQQLNGYIDFSPKPFLDDYGNSMHFHINFNSAFNDYYIILAAQGLCHYMLDTILAFMPTTLDYSRINKQFMAPTHISYGGNNRSVAVRTPNSFPKRLEHRLASPETDPYIAIFTILKSILLALRSPSSLHKIEKIYGNAFDPQYNLTPLPTSSQESFMLFKPDFFK
- a CDS encoding helix-turn-helix domain-containing protein — encoded protein: MGRKNDIIQKIDSFIGQKIYSLRLAKGLSRQQLAEVIDVTHQQLQKYEKAINRISVGRLVLIAEALDRNIDYFFEGLEEANKPQPVYTQHQRMCIEVSRNFMKINSTEEQQAINNLVKCLAGKDKLKASS
- a CDS encoding YihY/virulence factor BrkB family protein, which codes for MRKIFNCLYVALFKTIEDDGVEHSGYMSFMILVSIFPFLVFLLALTSFLGASELGQNFIQIFLESLPEQATESIEKRIRELLSAPPQSLMNLAIVGSIWTASSFVECLRTILNRVYQIKSPPTYVRRRLLSIIQFLIISALITFTMFLLVVIPILFTKIPIILETIEKYKIILNFTRYSLILILLFLGASALYYILPNVKLNFIDVFPGALLTVILWVISGYLLSTYIVYYNQLNLMYGSLGSIIVTLIFFYIINMIFIYGAEFNYLMKNYKNIE